The following proteins come from a genomic window of Limnohabitans sp. 103DPR2:
- the dnaB gene encoding replicative DNA helicase: MSALFPPQSHSESELGFSAPTQDQQIAQLRVPPHSIEAESSVLGGLLLDNSAWDRMGDLLSENDFYRHEHKLIFSAISSLINGSKPADVITVFEQLQNQGKAEGMGGLGYLNSLAQYVPSASNIRRYAEIVRERSILRKLVTASDEIATNAFSPQGRAVEKILDEAEQKIFNIGEEGSRMKQGFQSMDTLVVDLMDRVQEMADNPNDITGVPTGFYDLDRMTSGLQAGDLVVLAARPSMGKTAFAINIAEHVALNEGLPVAVFSMEMGAAQLAVRVVGSIGRIDQGHLRTGKLTDEEWPRLTDAIERLRTVSLHIDETPGLTPSELRANARRLARKCGKLGLIVVDYLQLMSGSSGGDGDNRATELGEISRGLKMLAKELQCPVIALSQLNRGVEQRTDKRPMMSDLRESGAIEQDADIIMFIYRDDYYNKDSKDPGTAEIIIGKQRNGPTGAVRLTFLKPLTRFESLASGGDSGDY; encoded by the coding sequence ATGTCAGCACTTTTCCCTCCACAGTCGCACTCAGAATCCGAGTTGGGTTTTTCAGCCCCTACCCAAGATCAACAGATCGCGCAACTTCGAGTTCCACCCCATTCCATTGAAGCAGAGTCCAGCGTTTTAGGCGGCTTGCTGCTCGACAACAGCGCATGGGATCGCATGGGAGATTTGTTGTCGGAAAATGATTTTTATCGACATGAACACAAGCTGATCTTCAGTGCCATTTCGAGCTTGATCAATGGCTCCAAACCAGCAGATGTCATTACCGTCTTTGAGCAATTGCAAAATCAAGGCAAAGCCGAAGGCATGGGCGGTTTAGGTTATTTGAATTCTTTGGCGCAATACGTGCCCAGTGCCAGCAACATTCGGCGCTATGCAGAAATTGTTCGCGAGCGTTCCATCTTGCGTAAATTGGTCACTGCCAGCGATGAAATTGCCACCAATGCGTTCAGCCCACAGGGTCGTGCGGTTGAAAAAATCTTAGACGAGGCTGAGCAAAAAATCTTCAACATCGGTGAAGAGGGCTCACGCATGAAACAGGGCTTTCAGTCCATGGACACCTTGGTGGTGGACCTGATGGACCGTGTCCAAGAGATGGCTGACAACCCCAATGACATTACCGGTGTCCCCACAGGTTTCTACGATCTCGACCGCATGACTTCGGGCTTGCAAGCGGGCGATTTGGTGGTGTTGGCGGCGCGTCCCTCTATGGGTAAGACGGCTTTCGCGATCAACATTGCGGAGCATGTGGCTTTGAATGAAGGCTTGCCAGTTGCTGTCTTTTCAATGGAGATGGGCGCGGCTCAATTGGCTGTGCGTGTGGTCGGCTCGATTGGCCGGATTGACCAAGGTCACCTGCGTACAGGCAAATTGACCGATGAAGAGTGGCCTCGGCTGACAGATGCCATTGAGCGCTTGCGTACGGTGTCGTTGCACATCGATGAAACACCAGGCTTAACGCCTAGCGAACTTCGCGCCAATGCCAGGCGCCTGGCACGAAAGTGCGGCAAGCTAGGTTTGATTGTGGTGGATTATTTGCAACTCATGAGTGGTTCGTCCGGTGGTGATGGCGACAACCGTGCAACAGAGTTGGGTGAAATCTCACGCGGTTTGAAGATGCTTGCCAAAGAACTGCAGTGCCCAGTGATTGCTTTGTCGCAGTTGAATCGAGGCGTCGAGCAGCGAACCGACAAGCGGCCCATGATGAGTGACCTGCGCGAGTCGGGTGCCATTGAGCAAGATGCAGACATCATCATGTTCATTTACCGCGACGACTATTACAACAAAGACTCCAAAGACCCAGGGACTGCCGAAATCATCATCGGCAAGCAGCGAAACGGCCCAACAGGCGCCGTTCGCCTGACGTTCTTGAAACCGCTCACTCGCTTTGAGAGTTTGGCCTCAGGCGGTGACAGTGGCGATTATTAA
- the rplI gene encoding 50S ribosomal protein L9 encodes MQIILLDKVVNLGNLGEIVKVKDGYARNFLIPSGRARRATEANKAEFEARRAELEKAAAAKLAEAQAQGEKLAGAVVKITQKAGVDGRLFGSVTNHDIAEELNKSGYGLSKAQIRMPNGPIKTVSESSVAVALHTDVVVEVTVSVYGETA; translated from the coding sequence ATGCAAATTATTCTGCTCGATAAGGTTGTGAACCTTGGCAATTTGGGTGAAATCGTTAAAGTTAAAGACGGTTACGCTCGCAATTTCTTGATCCCCAGCGGTCGTGCACGTCGCGCCACTGAAGCCAACAAGGCCGAGTTCGAAGCACGCCGTGCCGAACTGGAAAAAGCAGCAGCTGCCAAATTGGCCGAAGCACAAGCTCAAGGCGAAAAATTGGCTGGCGCAGTGGTTAAGATCACTCAGAAAGCTGGCGTTGACGGTCGTTTGTTTGGCTCTGTCACCAACCACGACATCGCTGAAGAGTTGAACAAATCTGGCTATGGCTTGTCCAAAGCTCAGATCCGTATGCCTAACGGCCCGATCAAAACGGTGAGCGAATCTTCCGTGGCTGTGGCATTGCACACTGACGTGGTGGTGGAAGTGACTGTTTCTGTTTACGGCGAAACAGCTTAA
- the rpsR gene encoding 30S ribosomal protein S18 → MATFKKFNKDKRPKRNTQSLLFKRKRFCRFTVTGVEEIDYKDVDTLRDFIAENGKIIPARLTGTRAIYQRQLNTAIKRARFLAMLPYSDQHKV, encoded by the coding sequence ATGGCCACTTTCAAAAAATTCAACAAAGACAAGCGCCCTAAGCGCAACACCCAGTCATTGCTGTTCAAGCGCAAGCGTTTCTGCCGCTTCACAGTCACAGGCGTGGAAGAGATTGATTACAAAGACGTCGACACATTGCGCGACTTCATCGCCGAAAACGGCAAAATCATCCCCGCACGTTTGACAGGCACACGCGCTATTTATCAGCGCCAATTGAACACAGCCATCAAGCGCGCTCGCTTCTTGGCCATGTTGCCTTACAGCGACCAGCACAAAGTTTAA
- the priB gene encoding primosomal replication protein N, whose protein sequence is MTEQNHVELTAGIAEQKAIRYTPAGLPVIDLVLEHSSSIQEAGTLRQVKATVKAVAIGSVAERIQTQPIGSVWRFSGFLATPKNGKNVILHIQEFKTL, encoded by the coding sequence GTGACAGAACAAAATCACGTTGAATTGACCGCTGGTATCGCAGAGCAAAAAGCAATTCGATACACACCGGCTGGCTTGCCAGTCATTGACTTGGTCCTAGAGCACAGCTCAAGCATTCAAGAAGCGGGAACTCTCAGACAGGTCAAAGCCACAGTCAAGGCTGTCGCCATCGGATCTGTTGCAGAGCGAATTCAAACCCAGCCTATTGGCAGCGTTTGGAGATTCAGCGGTTTTTTGGCCACCCCCAAAAACGGAAAAAATGTGATTCTGCATATTCAAGAATTCAAGACACTTTAA
- the rpsF gene encoding 30S ribosomal protein S6, with translation MRHYEIILLIHPDQSEQVPAMLERYKGMIVAGGGKIHRVEDWGRRQLAYQINKLGKAHYLCVNIEADQAVMAELEHAFKFNDAVLRHMTVLKKKAETGPSSMMKQVEREEARKAQQAEFAG, from the coding sequence ATGCGTCATTACGAAATCATTTTGCTGATTCATCCGGATCAGAGCGAACAAGTTCCAGCCATGCTGGAGCGTTACAAAGGCATGATCGTTGCCGGCGGTGGCAAGATTCACCGTGTCGAAGACTGGGGTCGCCGCCAGTTGGCCTACCAAATCAACAAGTTGGGCAAAGCCCACTACTTGTGCGTGAACATTGAAGCTGATCAGGCTGTGATGGCCGAACTCGAACACGCCTTCAAGTTCAACGATGCCGTTTTGCGTCACATGACTGTTCTGAAGAAGAAAGCCGAAACAGGCCCATCTTCCATGATGAAACAAGTCGAGCGCGAAGAAGCTCGTAAAGCCCAACAAGCCGAATTTGCAGGCTAA
- a CDS encoding VC_2705 family sodium/solute symporter codes for MNSITSFQKKYAIYKWRLHRNVLLFLALLLSLIGVMGYAEHEGLSRNLIGPIFLFSTVMLYALIGVAGRTTNAEEYYVAGRRIPAFYNGMATAADWMSAASFISLAGALYLQGFSGSGGQAGGLAYVMGWTGGFCLVALLIAPHLRAMNLYTLPDFFSQRYGGRWPRLLAAWAAILCSFTYVVAQIYGIGLIASRLTGVQFEIGILLGLGGVLLCSFLGGMRAITWTQVAQYMILLMAFLIPVSWLAYQQLGTPLAPLAYSAQLSKITELEQRLISDPAEVAVRQEFQLRAEAYKARLVNVEQSLLQERQVLTQRVSDLKLQNAEFSLIAQARRELQALPQNAVTAKETWQRAMNENAERAKPLGGMPLHGSAFQGDPHGTAQEQNVFNQSRLNFVALIFCLMAGTAGLPHLLTRFYTVPNEAEARLSVAWSLFFIAILYLSAPALAVLVKFEVMNNLVGSRFSELPNWLAQWSRVDSALVEVADVNLDGILQFGELKLGADVVMLASPEMAGLPYVISGLVAAGGFAAALSTADGLLLTISNAFVHDMRLGTKNGVETAEGRVILSKFALLAVAMSAALVAAWKPAEILALVSASFSLAASAFFPGMVMGIFWKRTSRQAVVLGMLTGLGVTMTYMIFNAPSVRVLWGLTPFGGMVGGIQPISAGILGVPVGFLVIWLASWVWPHVESSGDTSPERSDNPFPGL; via the coding sequence TTGAATTCAATCACGTCCTTTCAGAAGAAGTACGCCATTTACAAATGGCGTTTGCATCGCAATGTTCTGTTGTTCCTTGCTTTGCTGCTGAGTCTGATTGGCGTGATGGGTTATGCGGAGCATGAGGGTCTTTCAAGGAATTTGATTGGCCCCATTTTTTTGTTCTCAACCGTGATGCTGTATGCGTTGATTGGTGTGGCGGGCCGCACCACCAACGCTGAAGAATATTACGTTGCGGGCCGCCGCATTCCCGCTTTCTACAACGGCATGGCCACTGCAGCTGATTGGATGAGCGCGGCTTCCTTCATTAGCTTGGCGGGTGCGTTGTATTTGCAGGGCTTTTCGGGTAGCGGTGGTCAAGCAGGTGGCTTGGCTTACGTGATGGGATGGACCGGCGGTTTTTGTTTGGTGGCTCTGTTGATCGCGCCGCATTTGCGCGCCATGAATTTGTACACCTTGCCTGATTTTTTCAGCCAACGCTATGGTGGAAGGTGGCCACGGTTGTTGGCGGCATGGGCTGCAATTTTGTGTTCCTTTACCTACGTTGTGGCGCAAATTTATGGCATTGGCTTGATCGCTTCGCGATTGACTGGCGTGCAGTTTGAAATAGGCATTTTGTTAGGTCTAGGCGGCGTCTTGTTGTGTTCGTTCTTAGGCGGCATGCGGGCCATCACTTGGACCCAAGTTGCGCAGTACATGATTTTGCTGATGGCATTTCTAATTCCAGTTTCATGGCTGGCTTATCAACAGTTGGGCACACCCCTGGCACCCCTTGCATACAGTGCACAGTTGTCAAAAATTACGGAGCTTGAACAACGCCTGATTTCTGATCCCGCTGAGGTTGCCGTTCGCCAAGAGTTCCAGCTTCGGGCTGAAGCCTACAAAGCACGTCTGGTCAATGTTGAGCAATCTTTGCTGCAAGAACGACAAGTCTTGACCCAAAGGGTGAGTGATTTGAAATTGCAAAATGCAGAGTTCTCACTGATTGCACAGGCTCGTCGCGAGCTCCAAGCGCTGCCGCAGAATGCAGTGACAGCCAAAGAAACATGGCAACGCGCCATGAATGAAAATGCCGAAAGAGCCAAACCGCTAGGCGGCATGCCTTTGCATGGTTCGGCATTTCAGGGTGATCCCCATGGCACGGCGCAAGAACAAAATGTGTTCAACCAATCGCGTCTCAATTTTGTGGCGCTTATCTTTTGCTTGATGGCTGGAACGGCTGGCTTGCCCCACCTGTTGACACGTTTCTATACAGTGCCCAACGAGGCTGAAGCCAGGCTGTCGGTGGCTTGGTCGCTTTTCTTCATTGCCATTTTGTACCTGAGTGCCCCCGCCTTGGCTGTGCTCGTCAAATTTGAAGTGATGAACAATTTGGTGGGCAGTCGTTTTTCAGAACTGCCGAATTGGCTTGCGCAATGGTCTCGCGTGGACAGCGCTTTGGTCGAGGTGGCCGATGTCAACCTCGATGGCATCTTGCAATTTGGTGAATTGAAGTTGGGTGCTGACGTGGTGATGCTGGCAAGTCCTGAAATGGCCGGCTTGCCCTATGTCATTTCTGGTCTTGTGGCAGCAGGCGGATTTGCCGCAGCCCTGTCCACCGCAGACGGTTTGTTGCTGACCATCAGCAATGCTTTTGTGCATGACATGCGCCTTGGCACCAAAAACGGCGTGGAAACTGCAGAGGGCAGGGTGATCTTGTCCAAATTTGCGCTGTTGGCGGTGGCCATGTCAGCCGCATTGGTGGCGGCGTGGAAGCCCGCTGAAATCCTTGCGCTGGTTTCAGCCTCCTTCTCGCTGGCTGCCTCTGCTTTCTTTCCCGGCATGGTGATGGGCATTTTTTGGAAGCGAACCAGCCGTCAAGCAGTTGTTTTGGGCATGTTGACGGGCTTGGGGGTGACCATGACTTACATGATCTTCAATGCCCCCTCGGTAAGGGTGTTATGGGGTTTGACACCTTTTGGGGGCATGGTTGGCGGTATTCAACCCATTTCAGCGGGAATTTTGGGGGTGCCTGTGGGTTTCTTGGTGATTTGGCTGGCAAGTTGGGTGTGGCCACATGTCGAGTCCTCTGGCGATACGTCTCCTGAGCGTTCAGATAACCCCTTTCCAGGGCTCTAA
- the ppsA gene encoding phosphoenolpyruvate synthase, producing the protein MSNLFAKDALVVPFEQLRMTDVESVGGKNASLGEMISQLPGGVRVPTGFATTAFAFRAFLKHDGLVDRINQKLDALDVEDVRALATVGAEIRAMVEAQPFPADLEKAIRDQFAELSAGNAQASFAVRSSATAEDLPDASFAGQQETFLNVVGIEDVLHKMKEVFASLYNDRAISYRVHKGFAHAEVALSAGVQRMVRSDLGAAGVMFTIDTETGFEDVVFITSSYGLGETVVQGAVNPDEFYVHKPMLAAGKNAVIRRNLGSKLIQMVFSTPEEKASSGNLVKTVDVGMELRNRYSLSDADITQLAQYAMVIEKHYGRPMDIEWGKDGTDGLLYILQARPETVKSQSKGTAELRYKLKGKGAVLAEGRAIGQKIGTGPVRLVHSIAEMDQVQPGDVLVTDMTDPNWEPVMKRASAIVTNRGGRTCHAAIIARELGIPAVVGCGHATEQLKDGTLVTVSCAEGDTGHIYDGLLEMEVTEVSRGTMPEIATKIMMNVGNPQLAFDFAQLPNQGVGLARLEFIINNNIGVHPKAILDYPNIDADLKKAVESVARGHASPKAFYIDKVTEGVASIAAAFWPKPVIVRLSDFKSNEYRKLIGGSRYEPEEENPMLGFRGAARYISEDFGEAFAMECEAIKRVRGEMGLTNVQVMVPFVRTLGQADRVTQLLAKHGLKRGQDDLKVIMMCEVPSNAILADKFLEYFDGFSIGSNDLTQLTLGLDRDSGLELLALDFDERDLAVQTLIAQAIKACLSQGKYVGICGQGPSDHPDFAKWLMAQGISSISLNPDTVVETWTQLGKAD; encoded by the coding sequence ATGTCTAACCTTTTTGCAAAGGACGCCTTGGTCGTTCCCTTTGAGCAACTTCGAATGACGGACGTCGAGTCTGTGGGCGGTAAAAACGCCAGCTTGGGTGAGATGATTTCTCAGTTGCCAGGCGGTGTTCGCGTGCCTACAGGTTTTGCCACCACCGCTTTTGCTTTTCGTGCTTTTTTGAAGCACGACGGTTTGGTTGACCGCATCAACCAAAAACTGGACGCCTTGGACGTTGAGGACGTCCGCGCATTGGCAACGGTTGGCGCAGAAATTCGTGCCATGGTCGAAGCCCAGCCTTTTCCGGCCGATTTGGAAAAAGCCATTCGCGACCAATTTGCAGAGCTGAGCGCGGGCAATGCGCAAGCTTCTTTTGCGGTTCGTTCTTCAGCGACAGCAGAAGATTTGCCTGATGCTTCTTTTGCAGGTCAGCAAGAAACCTTCCTCAATGTGGTTGGTATTGAAGACGTGTTGCACAAAATGAAAGAGGTGTTTGCGTCCCTCTACAACGACCGCGCGATCAGTTATCGCGTGCACAAAGGATTTGCGCACGCCGAGGTGGCATTGTCAGCAGGTGTGCAGCGCATGGTTCGCTCCGACTTGGGCGCTGCCGGCGTGATGTTCACCATCGACACAGAAACTGGTTTTGAAGATGTTGTTTTCATCACGTCCAGTTACGGCTTGGGTGAGACGGTGGTGCAGGGTGCGGTGAACCCCGACGAGTTTTATGTTCACAAGCCCATGTTGGCCGCTGGAAAAAATGCTGTCATTCGTCGCAACCTTGGTTCTAAATTGATCCAGATGGTTTTCTCAACGCCTGAAGAAAAGGCCAGCTCAGGCAATTTGGTCAAAACGGTTGACGTTGGCATGGAGCTGCGCAACCGTTATTCCCTTAGCGATGCAGACATCACCCAGTTGGCGCAATACGCCATGGTCATTGAGAAACACTATGGCCGCCCAATGGACATTGAGTGGGGCAAAGATGGCACGGATGGCCTCTTGTACATCTTGCAAGCGCGTCCAGAGACTGTCAAAAGCCAGTCCAAAGGTACCGCAGAGTTGCGCTACAAACTCAAAGGCAAGGGCGCCGTATTGGCAGAAGGCCGTGCCATTGGTCAGAAAATTGGCACGGGCCCTGTTCGGTTGGTTCACAGCATTGCCGAAATGGACCAAGTTCAACCTGGCGATGTGCTGGTCACCGACATGACGGATCCCAATTGGGAGCCGGTCATGAAACGCGCCAGTGCCATTGTGACCAATCGCGGCGGCCGTACTTGCCACGCTGCCATCATTGCGCGCGAGTTGGGCATTCCTGCTGTGGTCGGTTGCGGTCACGCTACCGAGCAATTGAAAGATGGTACCTTGGTCACGGTCAGTTGCGCTGAGGGTGACACAGGACACATTTACGACGGACTGTTGGAGATGGAAGTGACCGAGGTGTCACGCGGTACCATGCCTGAGATTGCCACCAAAATCATGATGAACGTGGGCAACCCGCAATTGGCATTTGACTTTGCGCAATTGCCCAATCAGGGTGTGGGCTTGGCGCGTTTGGAGTTCATCATCAACAACAACATTGGTGTGCATCCCAAAGCCATTTTGGATTACCCCAACATTGATGCCGACTTGAAGAAGGCTGTTGAATCTGTGGCACGTGGCCATGCATCACCCAAAGCTTTTTACATCGACAAAGTGACAGAAGGCGTGGCCAGCATTGCTGCTGCGTTCTGGCCCAAGCCTGTGATTGTTCGCCTGTCCGATTTCAAGAGTAACGAATACAGAAAACTCATTGGTGGCAGCCGATACGAGCCAGAAGAAGAAAATCCCATGCTGGGTTTCCGAGGCGCAGCGCGTTACATCAGTGAAGATTTTGGAGAAGCCTTTGCGATGGAGTGCGAAGCCATCAAACGCGTTCGAGGCGAGATGGGTTTGACCAATGTGCAAGTGATGGTGCCCTTCGTGCGCACTTTGGGTCAAGCCGATCGCGTCACACAATTGTTGGCCAAGCATGGGCTCAAGCGGGGCCAAGACGATCTCAAAGTCATCATGATGTGTGAAGTACCCAGCAACGCCATCTTGGCCGACAAGTTCCTCGAGTACTTCGATGGCTTCTCCATTGGCTCCAACGACCTTACCCAACTCACTTTGGGCCTGGACCGTGATTCGGGCTTGGAGTTGTTAGCGCTTGACTTTGATGAACGTGACTTGGCCGTGCAAACGCTCATTGCGCAAGCCATCAAGGCTTGCTTGAGTCAAGGCAAGTACGTGGGCATTTGCGGTCAAGGACCTAGTGACCATCCCGACTTCGCTAAATGGTTGATGGCGCAAGGCATCAGTTCAATTTCTTTGAATCCTGATACGGTGGTTGAAACCTGGACGCAACTCGGAAAAGCCGATTGA
- the ppsR gene encoding posphoenolpyruvate synthetase regulatory kinase/phosphorylase PpsR, which yields MPHRTVFFISDGTGITAETFGNAILAQFEMKTRHVRLPFVDSADKAHQAVRQINHTAEIENIKPIVFTTLVNMEVLDVIRAGCKGMLLDMFGTFVNPLEQELGLKSHHRVGRFSDVSKSKEYHDRIEAINFSLSHDDGQTSRDLESAEVILVGVSRSGKTPTSLYLAMQHGLKAANYPLIPEDFERKQLPPALVPHRKKIFGLTIHPERLSEIRSERRPNSKYASLQNCIQEVADAESMMRRSGIRWLSTTHKSIEEIATTILQEIKPERLIY from the coding sequence ATGCCCCATAGAACCGTATTTTTCATCTCCGACGGCACTGGAATCACGGCCGAAACCTTTGGCAACGCCATCTTGGCCCAGTTTGAGATGAAAACAAGGCATGTCAGACTGCCTTTCGTGGACTCCGCAGACAAGGCACACCAGGCCGTCAGGCAAATCAATCACACGGCTGAAATTGAGAACATCAAGCCCATTGTGTTCACCACTTTGGTCAATATGGAGGTCTTGGATGTCATTCGGGCCGGTTGCAAAGGCATGCTTTTGGACATGTTTGGCACCTTTGTGAACCCACTTGAGCAAGAACTGGGCTTGAAGTCGCACCACCGGGTGGGGCGCTTTTCAGATGTCAGTAAAAGCAAGGAATACCACGACCGCATCGAGGCCATCAACTTCTCTTTGTCTCACGACGATGGCCAAACCAGCCGGGACCTGGAGTCTGCTGAAGTGATCTTGGTGGGCGTCAGCCGCAGTGGCAAAACACCAACCAGCCTTTACCTGGCCATGCAGCACGGCCTGAAGGCAGCCAATTACCCCCTCATTCCGGAAGACTTTGAACGCAAGCAATTGCCCCCTGCATTGGTGCCCCACCGGAAAAAGATTTTTGGACTCACCATTCACCCTGAGCGTTTGTCAGAGATTCGGAGTGAAAGACGCCCTAACTCCAAATACGCCAGCTTGCAAAACTGCATTCAAGAAGTGGCCGATGCGGAATCCATGATGCGCAGGTCTGGCATCCGGTGGCTTTCAACCACGCACAAATCGATTGAAGAAATCGCCACCACCATCCTGCAAGAAATCAAACCCGAGCGCTTGATTTATTAA
- the glmM gene encoding phosphoglucosamine mutase, whose protein sequence is MTRRYFGTDGIRGTVGQAPITPDFVMRLAHAVGRVLRQTEKHPVVLIGKDTRISGYMLESALESGFNSAGVDVVLLGPVPTPAVAYLTRAQRASLGVVISASHNPYEDNGIKFFSAKGAKLSDEWETKVEALVEEPPVWVASAELGKAKRLDDAAGRYIEFCKSTFSNDFTLKGMKIVVDAANGAAYQIAPKVFHELGADVVAIGCSPDGLNINKGVGATHPEALVAAVKQHGADYGIALDGDADRLQVVDNTGRLYNGDELLYLMVSDRIARDEVVPGVVGTLMTNMAVEVALKRKGIEFIRSKVGDRYVLEALLEKSWLLGGEGSGHLLALDKHTTGDGLISALQVLQACVATGQTMSQLLAEVTLFPQVLINVRIAKDQNWKDSPQLAAAIQTVEAELADTGRVLIRASGTEPLVRVMVEAKDLDLAQRCAEKIAATLR, encoded by the coding sequence TCCTGTGGTGCTCATTGGCAAGGACACACGCATCTCGGGCTACATGCTAGAGAGTGCACTCGAGTCGGGGTTCAATTCTGCTGGCGTTGATGTTGTGTTGTTGGGGCCGGTGCCGACGCCTGCGGTGGCATACCTCACACGAGCCCAACGTGCATCATTGGGTGTCGTGATCAGTGCAAGTCACAACCCCTACGAAGACAACGGCATCAAATTTTTCAGCGCCAAAGGTGCCAAACTCAGTGACGAGTGGGAAACCAAGGTGGAAGCCTTGGTAGAAGAGCCACCAGTTTGGGTCGCCTCCGCAGAATTGGGCAAGGCCAAGCGCCTAGACGACGCGGCGGGTCGTTACATTGAATTTTGTAAGAGCACTTTCAGCAATGACTTTACCCTCAAGGGCATGAAAATTGTGGTGGATGCAGCCAACGGGGCCGCCTATCAAATTGCACCCAAGGTGTTTCATGAATTGGGTGCAGATGTCGTTGCGATTGGCTGCTCTCCTGATGGCCTGAACATCAACAAAGGCGTGGGCGCAACGCACCCCGAAGCCTTGGTGGCAGCCGTGAAGCAGCACGGCGCAGATTACGGCATCGCTTTGGATGGCGATGCCGACCGCCTTCAAGTGGTTGACAACACAGGCCGCTTGTACAACGGCGATGAGTTGCTTTATTTGATGGTCAGCGATCGCATTGCACGCGATGAAGTTGTGCCTGGCGTGGTGGGCACCCTCATGACCAACATGGCCGTTGAAGTGGCATTGAAACGCAAGGGCATCGAATTCATTCGAAGCAAAGTCGGCGACCGATACGTCTTAGAAGCGCTGCTTGAAAAGTCTTGGTTACTGGGCGGTGAGGGTTCAGGTCACTTATTGGCATTGGACAAGCACACCACGGGCGATGGCCTGATCAGTGCGCTGCAAGTTTTGCAAGCCTGCGTCGCTACGGGGCAGACCATGTCGCAATTGTTGGCCGAAGTCACTTTGTTCCCTCAGGTGCTGATCAATGTGCGCATTGCCAAAGACCAGAACTGGAAAGACAGTCCTCAATTGGCTGCAGCCATTCAAACTGTGGAGGCTGAGTTGGCCGATACGGGGCGTGTGCTCATTCGTGCCAGTGGTACAGAGCCTTTGGTCCGTGTGATGGTGGAGGCCAAAGATCTCGACTTGGCGCAGCGCTGTGCAGAAAAAATAGCGGCAACCCTGCGTTAA